A genome region from Hevea brasiliensis isolate MT/VB/25A 57/8 chromosome 7, ASM3005281v1, whole genome shotgun sequence includes the following:
- the LOC131181317 gene encoding uncharacterized protein LOC131181317, which produces MAGTSNTAGIPAPLAKGHFITRPPLFNGFNYSFWTVRMRNFIQSLDIEAWQRIVKGPEIPLELHADGCISAKEVWDKLEGTNQVKESKANKLIREYELFEMKPGETISEMSTRFTDLVNVLKALEKEFTEEELVKKVLRSLPKSWETKVTVIFDTKDFSKFTYDELIGSLIAHEMLYDKSKSNVDDEKKKRGIALKSGQEDELRKTIAFNATSSDSSNSSSDEDDLAMITRRFKKAFKKGGSKYKKQARIKNSKDKSKKALVAGWMDSDDSSSDNSSDKEVAHICLMALEEDKPGSSQQREINTEVNNSDSLSIEDYEDAFAKLYEEYKVYKKKCSALNKEIASLRAKNDSMSIIVQENKFYKNQMLLFDEMNKELEDSKIACEKLIEKNRILETKVESLTNDLAKFINGTQILDMLLGSQRLSNKKSSLGYDGFMHYGKYKNFFVCLRSKQECEQWYVDSACSRHMTGDKEKFSNLTLKSGGHVRFGDKGKAYIIGSGSIGKNPSIKDVALVEGLKFNNLSDNLKKFDVKSDEGIFLGYSMHSKAYRVFNRRTLLVEETIHVVFDDTNNFLERKIVCDDDELGKIFGRKKDETQKK; this is translated from the exons ATGGCTGGCACATCTAACACAGCTGGTATCCCTGCACCTTTAGCTAAAGGACACTTTATCACTAGACCACCTTTGTTTAATGGTTTTAATTATTCTTTCTGGACAGTGAGGATGAGAAACTTTATTCAATCTCTTGATATTGAAGCATGGCAAAGAATTGTTAAAGGTCCTGAAATTCCATTAGAATTGCATGCTGATG gTTGTATATCTGCAAAAGAAGTGTGGGATAAACTTGAAGGGACTAATCAAGTGAAGGAATCAAAAGCAAATAAGCTTATTCGGGAATATGaactatttgagatgaaacctggagAAACCATTTCAGAAATGAGCACAAGATTTACTGATCTGGTGAATGTTCTCAAAGCTCTTGAAAAAGAATTCACTGAAGAAGAGTTAGTCAAGAAAGTCTTGAGGTCACTACCTAAATCATGGGAAACAAAAGTTACAGTGATCTTTGACACCAAAGATTTCTCCAAATTCACTTATGATGAGCTGATTGGTTCTCTTATTGCTCATGAAATGCTTTATGACAAGAGCAAGAGTAATGtagatgatgaaaagaaaaagagaggaatTGCCTTAAAGTCAGGCCAAGAGGATGAATTAAGGAAAACTATAGCTTTTAACGCTACCTCAAGTGACAGCTCCAATAGTTCAAGTGATGAAGATGATCTTGCCATGATTACAAGAAGATTTAAGAAAGCATTCAAAAAGGGAGGTTCGAAATACAAGAAACAAGCAAGGATCAAA AATTCAAAGGACAAGAGCAAGAAAGCCTTGGTTGCTGGTTGGATGGATAGTGATGATTCCTCAAGTGATAACTCTAGTGACAAGGAGGTTGCACACATTTGCCTCATGGCTCTAGAAGAGGATAAACCAGGAAGTTCCCAACAAAGAGAAATCAACACTGAGGTAAATAATTCTGACTCTCTTAGTATTGAGGATTATGAAGATGCATTTGccaaattatatgaagaataTAAAGTTTATAAGAAAAAATGTTCTGCTTTAAACAAAGAAATTGCTTCCTTAAGAGCTAAAAATGATTCAATGAGCATTATTGTACAAGAAAATAagttttataaaaatcaaatgctcTTGTTTGATGAGATGAATAAGGAGTTAGAAGATTCAAAAATTGCTTGTGAAAAACTCATTGAGAAAAACAGGATTTTAGAAACTAAGGTGgaatctttgacaaatgatttagcTAAATTCATAAATGGCACACAAATTCTTGATATGTTACTTGGTTCTCAAAGATTATCAAATAAAAAATCTAGTCTTGGTTATGATGGATTCATGCACtatggaaaatacaaaaatttcttt GTATGTCTTAGAAGCAAGCAAGAGTGTGAACAATGGTATGTTGATAGTGCTTGCTCAAGACACATGACTGGAGATAAAGAAAAATTCTCAAACCTTACCTTGAAAAGTGGTGGACATGTGAGATTTGGTGACAAAGGCAAAGCTTACATCATTGGAAGTGGCTCTATTGGGAAAAATCCAAGCATAAAGGATGTCGCACtagttgaaggtttgaaattcaataatcttAGT GATAACCTCAAAAAGTTTGATGTAAAATCAGATGAAGGTATTTTTCTAGGATATTCAATGCATAGCAAAGCTTATAGAGTCTTTAATAGGAGAACTTTGTTAGTTGAGGAAACCATTCATGTTGTATTTGATGACACTAACAACTTCTTGGAAAGAAAGATTGTttgtgatgatgatgaactaggtAAAATTTTTGGAAGAAAAAAGGATGAGactcaaaagaaataa